From Pusillibacter faecalis, one genomic window encodes:
- a CDS encoding recombinase family protein, with translation MYLEISNPMDYHVGLYIRLSKEDENEGPSESVNNQRSMLEEFVKQHRLSVFDTYVDDGWSGTNYDRPDFQRLIADIEAKKVNMVITKDLSRLGRDYILTGHYMERYFPEHRVRYISLLDGIDTGVDSTANDITPFRAIMNDMYAKDISKKIASVKHDKQRKGLFIGGKPVYGYKMHPTEKNKIVIDEAAAPVVRRIFGMALSGMSCRQIATRLNEEHVPTPATYAGLPVGKPGPYTGLWSSERISDMLQNETYIGNMVQGRSRKINYKTKKCIRQQPKDWVVVVGTHEPLIDRETFDKVRRLVDSRRHTRSRTYDFLLKGLIFCHECGYPLAVLNRKNAKGEDVLYFVCRTYQRFTKAGACTCHSIKEQVVTQAVVERVREVCRNYLQAEKLLPIAKQEIVKAQAEADHEKEIAALKAKIDSLSAHLDQVYLDKLSGLLDEADFQRVYQKVKGDRAALEQRLSQIDRPDFSPERQNDLAKELVERFLATAPTNREVLVSLIERVELTEEKEVILHFRFRELEQKG, from the coding sequence ATGTACTTGGAGATAAGCAACCCCATGGACTACCATGTGGGCCTTTATATCAGGCTGTCAAAGGAGGATGAGAACGAAGGGCCATCGGAGAGCGTCAACAACCAAAGATCCATGCTGGAGGAATTCGTCAAGCAGCACCGACTGAGCGTCTTTGACACCTATGTGGATGACGGCTGGAGCGGCACCAATTATGACCGCCCGGATTTTCAGCGGCTGATCGCCGACATCGAGGCCAAGAAGGTCAACATGGTCATCACCAAGGACCTGAGCCGGCTGGGCCGCGACTACATTCTCACCGGTCACTATATGGAGCGGTACTTCCCCGAACACCGGGTGCGGTACATCTCCCTGCTGGATGGCATTGACACCGGGGTGGACTCCACCGCCAACGACATTACCCCCTTCCGGGCGATCATGAACGACATGTACGCCAAGGACATTTCCAAAAAGATTGCCAGCGTCAAGCACGACAAGCAGCGCAAGGGGCTGTTCATCGGCGGCAAGCCGGTCTACGGCTACAAGATGCACCCAACTGAAAAAAATAAGATCGTCATCGATGAAGCGGCCGCCCCGGTGGTGCGACGGATCTTCGGTATGGCCCTCTCGGGCATGAGCTGCCGGCAGATCGCCACCCGGCTCAACGAGGAACATGTCCCAACGCCCGCAACTTATGCGGGACTCCCGGTGGGCAAGCCCGGCCCATACACCGGCCTGTGGTCCAGTGAGCGGATCTCGGATATGCTGCAAAACGAGACTTACATCGGCAACATGGTACAGGGACGCAGCCGGAAGATCAACTACAAGACCAAGAAGTGCATCCGCCAGCAGCCCAAGGACTGGGTGGTGGTGGTGGGCACCCACGAGCCCCTCATTGACCGGGAGACCTTTGACAAGGTGCGCCGGCTGGTGGACAGCCGCAGGCACACCCGCAGCCGCACCTACGATTTTCTGCTCAAGGGCTTGATCTTCTGCCACGAGTGCGGCTACCCGCTGGCGGTACTCAACCGTAAAAACGCCAAAGGAGAGGATGTGCTGTACTTTGTCTGCCGCACCTACCAGCGATTCACCAAAGCCGGGGCCTGCACCTGCCACTCCATTAAGGAGCAGGTGGTCACCCAGGCAGTGGTGGAGCGGGTACGGGAGGTCTGCCGGAACTATTTGCAGGCCGAAAAGCTGCTGCCCATCGCCAAGCAGGAGATCGTAAAGGCCCAGGCGGAGGCGGATCACGAAAAGGAGATCGCCGCCCTGAAGGCCAAGATCGACAGCCTGTCCGCCCATCTGGACCAAGTGTATCTGGATAAGCTGTCCGGCCTGCTGGACGAGGCAGATTTCCAGCGGGTCTACCAGAAGGTCAAAGGCGACCGGGCCGCGCTGGAGCAGCGCCTCTCCCAGATCGACCGGCCGGACTTCTCACCAGAAAGGCAGAATGATCTGGCCAAAGAACTGGTGGAACGCTTTCTGGCTACCGCCCCCACCAACCGGGAGGTGCTGGTTTCCCTGATCGAACGGGTGGAGCTGACCGAAGAAAAAGAGGTCATCCTTCACTTCCGCTTCCGGGAACTGGAGCAGAAGGGATGA
- a CDS encoding tyrosine-type recombinase/integrase: MASIVTRKSSFAVVHMITANGVRKQKWETYHTLPEAVRRKEQLELYHDLRKSKKIGGEVETVAQLMSVYLRLHGVPRWSPSTYQSNRGLIQHYILPCMGNMRLSELSPRTVAMLYSRMLEEPRISFPYHKQGGQKLSPTTLRSIHKVLHSAFEQAVLWEYVDRNPFHRVPLPVCRTKQKTFLTPEQIKRLVLYCSPTLALAIHLTFAASLRKGELLALTWQDIDFSRNTLRIDKTLARISRDAVNQVNRREILHRFPPVGGRQRTVLVLKQPKTESSARTVYLPPSLMALLKQSRPASWETGGLPFPHLIFAYPDGRPMQECTLTKQFQLALKEAGLPKVTFHSLRYSSISYKLSLSGGDIKAVQRDSGHAQADMITELYGQVLEQNRWDLVERFEEVFYCAD; the protein is encoded by the coding sequence ATGGCATCCATCGTAACAAGAAAAAGCAGCTTCGCCGTGGTCCACATGATTACTGCGAACGGGGTCCGTAAGCAAAAGTGGGAGACCTACCACACCTTGCCAGAAGCGGTAAGGCGAAAAGAGCAGTTGGAACTGTATCACGATTTACGGAAATCAAAGAAGATCGGAGGGGAAGTAGAGACTGTGGCTCAGCTGATGTCGGTTTACCTCCGGCTTCACGGAGTTCCACGCTGGTCACCCTCTACCTATCAATCCAATCGCGGGCTTATCCAGCATTACATCCTGCCCTGCATGGGCAATATGCGGCTGTCGGAATTGTCGCCCCGGACAGTTGCGATGTTGTATAGCCGAATGCTGGAGGAACCAAGGATATCCTTTCCTTACCACAAGCAGGGCGGACAGAAGCTGTCTCCCACCACGCTGCGCAGCATCCACAAAGTGCTTCACAGCGCCTTTGAGCAGGCAGTCCTTTGGGAGTATGTGGATCGGAACCCATTCCATCGGGTACCTCTACCAGTCTGCAGGACAAAACAGAAGACATTTTTAACCCCGGAGCAAATAAAAAGGCTTGTTTTATATTGTTCGCCCACGCTGGCGTTGGCGATCCACCTCACCTTTGCTGCTTCGCTTCGAAAGGGGGAACTGCTGGCTCTGACCTGGCAGGACATTGACTTCTCCCGGAACACCCTTCGCATTGACAAGACGCTGGCCCGGATTAGCCGGGATGCCGTCAATCAGGTCAACCGACGGGAGATCCTGCACCGCTTCCCGCCGGTGGGCGGTCGGCAGCGTACAGTCTTGGTGCTGAAACAACCCAAGACCGAATCCAGCGCCCGTACCGTCTATCTGCCACCCTCGCTAATGGCATTGCTGAAACAGAGCCGGCCGGCCAGTTGGGAGACGGGCGGGCTGCCTTTTCCCCATTTGATTTTTGCCTATCCCGATGGTCGCCCCATGCAGGAGTGTACTTTGACCAAGCAGTTTCAACTGGCACTGAAGGAGGCAGGGCTTCCAAAAGTGACCTTCCACAGCCTGCGGTACAGCAGCATCTCCTATAAGCTGTCGCTCTCCGGCGGCGACATCAAGGCGGTACAGCGGGATTCCGGCCATGCTCAGGCGGATATGATCACCGAACTCTATGGACAGGTGCTGGAGCAAAACCGCTGGGATCTGGTGGAGCGTTTTGAGGAAGTATTTTATTGTGCTGACTAA
- a CDS encoding DUF3990 domain-containing protein, whose protein sequence is MKISDQIKEIRSRLNLSQSELAERLGVSFATVNRWEKGHCEPSQIAVNAIKNLCAENNIDFSQLEGSAIITSNEIVALYHGSKSGLHGPIAPISRDRCDFGRGFYMGTERMQPLTLICNYPEGKLYPLQADLTGLKILDVEVGLDWALLIAFNRGKLESVKGSRIYQQYAAMAEGCDMVIGYIANDRMFVVLDRFFNGEITDLALINSLSALKLGKQYVALTDKACSQIKILDEQHISEEDRESLKTESEANRSKGIALADEICRKYRREGRFFDEILKAGE, encoded by the coding sequence GTGAAAATTTCGGATCAAATCAAAGAGATCCGCTCCCGCCTAAACCTCAGTCAATCTGAATTGGCCGAAAGGCTAGGTGTCAGCTTCGCCACAGTAAATCGTTGGGAAAAGGGACACTGCGAGCCGTCGCAGATTGCTGTCAACGCAATCAAAAACCTCTGTGCAGAAAACAACATCGACTTTTCCCAATTGGAAGGTTCTGCTATCATTACATCCAATGAAATCGTCGCTCTTTATCACGGCTCCAAGTCTGGATTACATGGCCCTATTGCTCCCATCAGCCGGGACCGGTGTGACTTTGGCAGAGGCTTTTATATGGGAACAGAGCGGATGCAGCCGCTCACATTGATCTGTAACTATCCAGAGGGGAAACTCTACCCCCTGCAAGCCGACTTGACCGGCCTCAAGATCCTGGATGTGGAAGTCGGCCTGGATTGGGCACTGCTGATCGCCTTCAACCGAGGAAAGCTGGAATCCGTCAAAGGCTCCCGCATTTATCAGCAGTATGCCGCTATGGCAGAGGGATGCGATATGGTCATCGGGTACATCGCCAACGACCGTATGTTTGTGGTATTGGACCGCTTCTTCAATGGAGAAATCACGGATTTGGCTCTAATCAACAGTCTATCTGCTTTAAAACTTGGAAAACAGTATGTGGCGCTGACAGACAAAGCGTGCAGCCAAATCAAAATTTTGGACGAGCAGCATATCTCTGAAGAAGATCGTGAAAGCCTAAAGACGGAGAGCGAGGCCAACCGCTCAAAGGGAATCGCCCTGGCCGATGAGATCTGCCGGAAATACAGGCGGGAGGGCCGTTTCTTCGATGAGATCTTGAAGGCAGGTGAATGA
- a CDS encoding ABC-three component system protein, protein MDKAVNDATLKQAGTIYQYLIALRDCFDLNDNDTLQIETNGDVSIINNTGGLFQKEVKHHFADKSLSYRDIDFWKTLANWYTDYERVKNFSHFILSTTSKIPNNSPFSNWNTINKYEKLCRLKEIGTEDRKREDVFREQYNKIFGESYNESRLLSILDKFSIEAEKTSLPGISNEFAKYVGHIPPENRDNYIGALLGEILIKVKDPPHKWEVTRQSFERILQYQTSLYGTKGALPLPNEYGKTIVPEKEAKKLEQKQFVEAIREIEYESQISAAIADYWKADMTIMKYFQNNLIYLDSLDEYITDLADKMKYAKATSELDADGTNDTERIKISKKLYNSVMIWDAKDFGSIIRNQGFFQRGVIHNIVDETEFHWKVGGEKDEH, encoded by the coding sequence ATGGATAAAGCAGTTAATGATGCTACTTTAAAACAAGCAGGAACCATTTACCAATATTTAATAGCGCTGAGGGACTGCTTTGATCTTAATGATAATGATACCCTTCAGATTGAAACAAACGGCGATGTTAGCATTATCAATAATACTGGTGGCTTATTTCAAAAAGAGGTGAAGCATCATTTTGCTGATAAGTCTCTCTCTTATAGGGATATAGATTTTTGGAAGACTTTGGCGAATTGGTACACGGACTATGAGCGCGTAAAAAACTTTTCTCACTTTATTCTCAGTACTACATCTAAAATACCAAACAATTCTCCTTTTAGTAACTGGAATACCATTAATAAATATGAGAAACTATGTCGCTTAAAAGAAATAGGGACTGAAGATAGGAAAAGAGAAGACGTATTTAGAGAGCAATATAATAAAATCTTTGGTGAATCTTATAATGAAAGTAGACTTCTGTCTATTTTAGATAAATTTTCAATTGAAGCAGAAAAAACTTCCTTACCAGGGATTTCAAACGAATTTGCAAAATATGTAGGACACATTCCCCCAGAAAACCGAGATAATTACATCGGTGCCTTGCTTGGAGAAATATTGATTAAGGTAAAGGATCCACCTCATAAATGGGAAGTAACAAGACAAAGCTTTGAAAGAATTCTTCAATACCAGACTTCTCTATATGGAACAAAAGGAGCCCTCCCGTTGCCAAACGAGTATGGGAAGACAATAGTACCAGAAAAAGAAGCAAAAAAATTAGAGCAAAAACAATTTGTGGAAGCAATTCGAGAAATTGAGTATGAATCGCAGATTTCAGCGGCCATAGCAGACTATTGGAAAGCCGATATGACCATTATGAAATACTTTCAAAACAATTTGATATATTTGGATAGCCTGGATGAGTATATTACCGATTTGGCTGATAAGATGAAGTATGCAAAGGCTACCAGTGAATTGGATGCAGATGGTACTAATGATACTGAAAGGATTAAGATTTCAAAGAAATTATATAATAGCGTAATGATATGGGATGCAAAAGATTTCGGCTCCATTATTCGCAATCAAGGATTTTTTCAACGTGGAGTTATCCATAACATTGTTGATGAAACAGAATTCCATTGGAAAGTAGGCGGAGAAAAGGATGAGCATTAG
- a CDS encoding three component ABC system middle component, producing MSISHIKCLSLNPHFYALLIQAFLSGYEKPCEVKLPFMALPILMYAESREKLTTANSRSRIDTLFRSPQPIGDSKISGKTRLSGYIGRYDALKPYCKEALIVLSSENKLIIDKHKIVLIKKLGYKKFEGTIRNWIKGAFYLGVVFSKTTEDHLCSFLGVDTK from the coding sequence ATGAGCATTAGCCATATCAAATGTCTTTCATTGAATCCTCATTTTTATGCTTTACTTATACAAGCTTTTCTTTCTGGTTATGAAAAGCCGTGTGAGGTGAAACTTCCTTTTATGGCTTTACCCATTTTAATGTATGCGGAATCACGAGAAAAATTGACGACCGCAAATAGCAGAAGCCGTATTGACACACTCTTCCGATCACCTCAACCTATAGGTGATAGCAAAATTTCTGGGAAAACACGTTTATCTGGATATATAGGTAGATATGATGCTCTTAAGCCGTATTGTAAAGAAGCATTGATAGTTCTATCTTCTGAAAACAAATTAATTATTGATAAGCATAAAATCGTTCTTATAAAAAAACTAGGTTATAAAAAATTCGAAGGAACCATTAGAAATTGGATTAAAGGAGCCTTTTACCTTGGAGTAGTATTTTCGAAAACCACAGAAGACCATTTGTGTTCTTTCTTAGGAGTTGATACCAAATGA
- a CDS encoding DUF3732 domain-containing protein: MKSYIKAIIIFSAKGEKRIVPLKQGINIITGESKTGKSALVEIIDYCLCSTRCTIPKGKITTFSYLYSLIMSIDDKSYIVARSNWNEGGKMYFSKVTEDFDPYTLELSYFSEKEALSYKDVQYEIECVLGLCVTNMATDADEKSKKASLRNMVSYLFQHQNLMASKFALFYRFSDYYKRKDVIDQFPVFAGMVSQEYYSDLIRLNTLKTQLKQKQRKQKTNERSTAYIKENLTPLLADYYALLDKNFDSDMPVQKMLRIASHLPEFDDTQLFGESKMADHYSELKSKLEELRNEERDVLLKIKNVERASGAGYEFAEMLKDLKQQTSVAAIETSEYICPLCGHDCQELSRKDSEIIEATEWLDNELMVTEKYTSDFSEDIRKLENIHARIDAEIRDVWKQIKTVEQKYISSKSLVSKRDKVNYARAKVLLYAEMSNYGIFETVDADIDEIKQQIRKIEERVDGFDIDTKKAKAQFFLSENMNRLAKTLDFEDEYHPINLNFGLVDESFDIYQYQNNREKVHLYEMGSGANWVSCHIALFLSFLRYFAMQDRSPMPLIMFFDQPSQVYFPQGENEQDEISQTDLEAVNKMYTTIFDEVNSIGQDTGVLPQLIIVDHVDGKDLACRNEFEKYIRCNWRNGKALI, from the coding sequence ATGAAGAGTTATATAAAAGCAATTATAATTTTTAGTGCAAAAGGTGAAAAAAGAATTGTTCCGCTTAAGCAAGGAATTAATATCATAACGGGTGAGTCCAAAACAGGAAAAAGTGCATTAGTTGAAATAATTGACTATTGTTTGTGTAGCACTCGTTGCACAATTCCAAAAGGAAAAATAACCACCTTTTCTTATCTTTATTCCCTTATTATGAGTATTGACGACAAGTCTTATATTGTTGCTCGTTCTAATTGGAACGAGGGCGGAAAAATGTACTTTTCTAAAGTAACAGAGGATTTTGACCCATATACATTAGAACTTAGTTATTTTTCTGAAAAGGAAGCATTATCATACAAGGATGTACAATATGAGATTGAATGCGTATTAGGACTCTGTGTGACAAATATGGCTACTGATGCAGATGAAAAAAGCAAGAAAGCATCGTTAAGAAATATGGTTTCGTATTTATTTCAGCATCAAAATTTAATGGCAAGTAAGTTTGCTTTATTTTATCGTTTTTCTGATTATTATAAAAGAAAAGATGTAATAGATCAGTTTCCGGTTTTCGCAGGCATGGTCAGCCAAGAATATTATAGTGACCTAATCCGTTTGAATACTTTAAAAACTCAACTGAAACAAAAACAGAGAAAACAGAAAACAAATGAGAGGAGTACTGCTTACATTAAAGAAAACTTGACTCCATTATTAGCAGATTATTATGCATTACTTGATAAAAATTTTGATAGCGATATGCCGGTTCAAAAAATGCTAAGAATAGCTTCTCACTTACCTGAATTTGATGACACACAACTTTTTGGTGAATCTAAAATGGCGGATCACTATAGTGAGTTGAAATCCAAACTAGAAGAATTACGAAATGAAGAACGCGATGTTTTATTGAAAATCAAAAATGTGGAAAGAGCTTCAGGAGCAGGGTATGAATTTGCTGAGATGTTAAAAGACCTGAAGCAGCAAACGAGTGTAGCGGCAATAGAAACTTCTGAATATATCTGTCCTCTCTGTGGACATGACTGCCAAGAACTTTCAAGGAAAGACTCTGAAATTATCGAAGCCACCGAATGGCTTGATAATGAATTGATGGTGACCGAGAAATATACGTCTGATTTTTCGGAAGATATAAGAAAACTTGAAAATATTCACGCGCGCATTGATGCAGAAATTCGAGATGTTTGGAAACAAATAAAAACGGTCGAACAGAAATATATTTCATCCAAAAGTCTTGTTTCGAAAAGAGACAAAGTAAATTATGCAAGGGCAAAAGTCCTGTTGTATGCAGAAATGAGTAATTACGGAATTTTTGAAACTGTGGATGCAGATATAGACGAAATTAAACAACAGATAAGGAAGATTGAAGAAAGAGTTGATGGATTCGACATCGATACAAAAAAGGCAAAAGCACAGTTCTTCTTATCAGAAAATATGAATCGTCTTGCAAAAACATTAGATTTTGAAGACGAATATCATCCAATTAATCTAAACTTTGGCTTGGTAGATGAAAGTTTCGATATATATCAATACCAAAACAACAGAGAGAAAGTACATTTATATGAAATGGGTAGCGGTGCAAATTGGGTATCTTGTCATATTGCATTATTTTTAAGCTTTCTTCGCTATTTCGCAATGCAAGATAGGTCCCCTATGCCCTTAATAATGTTTTTTGATCAACCAAGTCAGGTATACTTTCCGCAAGGAGAGAATGAACAAGACGAAATTTCCCAAACCGATTTAGAAGCAGTCAATAAGATGTACACAACTATTTTTGACGAGGTCAACTCAATTGGTCAAGATACGGGAGTATTACCTCAGCTTATTATTGTTGATCATGTAGATGGAAAGGACTTAGCGTGTAGAAATGAATTTGAAAAATATATTCGTTGTAATTGGAGAAACGGAAAAGCTCTTATCTAA
- the lexA gene encoding transcriptional repressor LexA, with translation MAELSAMQQKIYTYIASCIRNQGYPPSVREIGEAVGLKSSSTVHFHLKHLEEAGVIEKGAGKGRAITLKAAPAKEDQVPILGDVAAGSPILAQECIEDYLTFDTGGRGDEYFALRVRGESMLNAGILPGDLVVVRRQPTAHNGEIVVAMIEEEATVKRFFREKGQIWLLPENEAYSPIDGTYARILGKVAAVVRKY, from the coding sequence ATGGCAGAGCTTTCCGCTATGCAGCAGAAGATCTATACCTACATTGCCTCTTGTATCCGAAATCAGGGATATCCCCCCTCTGTACGGGAAATTGGAGAGGCAGTAGGACTGAAATCTTCTTCCACAGTACATTTTCATCTCAAACATTTAGAAGAGGCCGGTGTCATAGAAAAGGGGGCCGGCAAGGGACGGGCCATTACACTCAAGGCAGCCCCAGCAAAAGAGGACCAGGTGCCTATTTTAGGCGATGTGGCGGCCGGAAGCCCGATTTTAGCACAGGAATGCATCGAGGATTATCTGACCTTCGATACTGGGGGACGTGGAGATGAATACTTTGCCCTCCGGGTTCGGGGAGAGTCTATGCTGAACGCTGGAATCTTGCCAGGGGACTTGGTGGTGGTCCGCCGCCAGCCGACAGCCCATAATGGGGAAATTGTAGTGGCTATGATTGAGGAAGAAGCCACAGTAAAGCGTTTTTTTCGGGAGAAGGGGCAGATTTGGCTGCTGCCGGAAAACGAGGCATACTCTCCCATCGATGGCACCTACGCACGGATTCTGGGCAAGGTAGCCGCTGTGGTACGAAAATATTGA
- the secG gene encoding preprotein translocase subunit SecG, whose protein sequence is MKLFFTILQVLCGLCIILVVLFQSGKSAGLSGAIGGVADSFLAKNKAKTIDAKLARATKWIGALFLVLTLILLIIG, encoded by the coding sequence ATGAAGCTCTTTTTTACCATTTTGCAGGTGCTGTGTGGCCTGTGCATTATTCTGGTCGTTCTTTTCCAATCCGGTAAGAGTGCCGGTCTCTCTGGAGCGATCGGCGGCGTAGCTGATTCCTTCTTGGCAAAGAATAAGGCCAAGACGATAGACGCCAAGCTGGCGCGTGCCACAAAATGGATTGGTGCTTTATTCCTGGTGTTGACCTTAATTCTGCTGATTATCGGATAA
- a CDS encoding polysaccharide deacetylase family protein, with the protein MRKKRLVFLCLTLALLSSCALDEPMVQTDGEAEITEEIKFVALTFDDGPHAGTTERLLDGLEERGVHATFFLIGSEIPGNEDLIRRMQEEGHQIGNHTWSHIRLAGPSSSQAEEEISKTDALLTSILGKGTYWLRPPYGQVAEGIEVRVPMVKWSVDPRDWETRNTSQVVRAIVEAVQPNSIILLHDIYQTSVDAALEVVDTLQKEGYCFVTVEELLANNDIVPEPGILYRTGTG; encoded by the coding sequence ATGAGGAAAAAGCGCCTGGTTTTTTTATGCCTTACTTTGGCGCTGCTGAGCAGCTGCGCACTGGATGAGCCCATGGTCCAAACTGATGGTGAGGCAGAAATTACGGAAGAAATAAAATTTGTTGCCTTAACGTTTGATGACGGCCCACATGCAGGTACGACAGAGCGTCTGCTGGATGGCCTAGAGGAGCGGGGAGTTCACGCCACGTTCTTTCTGATTGGATCGGAGATTCCGGGGAATGAGGACTTGATTAGGCGTATGCAGGAAGAGGGACACCAGATCGGGAACCACACCTGGAGTCATATTCGTCTGGCGGGGCCTTCTTCCTCGCAGGCAGAGGAGGAGATCAGCAAGACAGATGCGCTGCTGACATCTATACTGGGCAAGGGGACCTACTGGCTTCGTCCACCTTATGGACAGGTTGCAGAAGGAATCGAGGTTCGTGTGCCTATGGTAAAGTGGTCTGTGGACCCACGCGATTGGGAGACCCGCAACACCAGTCAGGTAGTACGGGCAATTGTGGAAGCCGTTCAGCCAAACAGCATTATTTTACTCCACGACATCTATCAGACTTCTGTGGACGCCGCGCTGGAGGTTGTAGATACTCTTCAAAAAGAGGGCTATTGCTTTGTGACGGTGGAAGAGCTTTTAGCGAACAATGACATTGTACCTGAGCCGGGAATCCTGTATCGTACCGGGACAGGATAA
- the rplQ gene encoding 50S ribosomal protein L17, with the protein MPGTRKLGKTTDQRMAMLRQQVTDFLDNGKMETTVTRAKEIKPLAEKMITLGKKNDLAAYRQAMSFITREDVCKKLFKEIAPSYTERNGGYTRIIRIGVRRGDAAETALIELVK; encoded by the coding sequence ATGCCCGGAACTCGGAAACTTGGCAAGACCACGGATCAGCGCATGGCGATGCTGCGCCAGCAGGTCACAGATTTCCTGGATAACGGAAAGATGGAGACCACCGTTACACGTGCCAAGGAGATTAAGCCCCTGGCCGAGAAAATGATCACCCTCGGCAAGAAAAATGACCTGGCTGCCTACCGGCAGGCCATGAGCTTCATTACCCGTGAGGATGTGTGCAAGAAGCTGTTTAAGGAAATCGCTCCCAGCTATACGGAGCGCAACGGCGGCTACACCCGCATTATCCGCATCGGTGTGCGCCGCGGCGACGCCGCAGAGACAGCGCTCATCGAGCTGGTAAAATAA
- a CDS encoding DNA-directed RNA polymerase subunit alpha: protein MIEIEKPQIECMETPGDATYGKYVVEPLERGYGTTLGNALRRIMLSSLPGTAPTTIKIAGVQHEFSTIPGVKEDVTEIVLNIKGLLTKLHSETVKTVYIEAVGPCEVTAGDIKADSEVEVLNPEMHIATLDSGASLNMEITLSHGRGYVPADRNKPQQNVIGTIAVDSIYTPVYKVNYTVEPTRVGASSDFDKLTLEVWTDGTISARDAVSLGAKILCDHFTLFTDLSENVGSKPTVVEKAEAQRDKVLEMTIEELDLSVRSFNCLKRANINTVEDLISKTEDEMMKVRNLGRKSLEEVINKLSMMGLHLADEENN, encoded by the coding sequence ATGATCGAAATTGAAAAGCCCCAGATTGAGTGCATGGAGACGCCCGGTGACGCGACATACGGCAAGTATGTGGTGGAGCCCTTGGAGCGCGGCTACGGCACCACTCTGGGCAACGCGCTTCGCCGCATTATGCTCTCTTCACTGCCCGGCACTGCGCCGACCACCATCAAGATCGCCGGTGTGCAGCATGAGTTTTCCACCATCCCCGGCGTGAAGGAGGATGTGACGGAGATTGTTCTGAACATTAAGGGCCTGCTGACGAAGCTGCACAGTGAGACCGTGAAAACGGTTTACATTGAGGCAGTAGGCCCCTGTGAGGTAACTGCCGGCGATATTAAGGCTGACAGCGAGGTTGAGGTGCTGAACCCGGAGATGCACATCGCCACCCTGGACAGCGGAGCGTCTCTGAATATGGAGATCACACTGTCCCATGGCCGCGGCTATGTACCTGCGGACCGCAATAAGCCTCAGCAGAACGTGATTGGAACCATTGCCGTGGACTCTATTTATACCCCAGTGTATAAGGTGAACTACACGGTGGAGCCTACCCGCGTGGGCGCCTCCAGTGATTTTGACAAGCTGACCCTAGAGGTCTGGACGGATGGCACCATCTCTGCCCGGGATGCGGTATCTCTGGGCGCAAAGATTCTCTGTGACCACTTTACCCTCTTCACGGATCTCTCTGAGAACGTGGGCAGCAAGCCCACGGTGGTGGAGAAGGCGGAGGCGCAGCGGGACAAGGTGCTGGAGATGACCATCGAGGAGCTGGACCTCTCCGTCCGCAGCTTTAACTGCCTCAAGCGCGCCAATATCAACACCGTCGAGGACTTGATTTCCAAGACCGAGGACGAGATGATGAAGGTCCGCAATCTGGGCCGCAAATCTCTGGAAGAGGTTATCAATAAGCTGTCCATGATGGGCCTGCATTTGGCCGACGAAGAAAATAACTGA